The Thiorhodovibrio litoralis genome includes a window with the following:
- a CDS encoding DUF4338 domain-containing protein: MDQAIPSRLCGRPFNETDLARIRQEIALAQPPLRAEIARRVCRALEWTDIQGRPKLMSARVGLLRLHRAGLIVLPPPTCGNGNGRRFVPRPESRPEPIPVSVPLRALSGLRLARVDDRRASQLWNGLIERYHYLGYSPLPGAQLRYLIQWDGGLLGAIGFGAAAWKVAARDRWIGWTPAQRQAHLGRVLNNARFLILPWVQVKHLASKVLSLAARQVSVDFPARYGERLVLLETFVETPRFAGTCYRAANWHDLGETTGRGKCDRTHRAALPRKAIYVYPLAADFRAALGVVA; encoded by the coding sequence ATGGACCAAGCGATTCCAAGCCGTTTATGTGGGCGCCCTTTCAACGAGACCGACTTAGCGCGCATTCGCCAGGAGATCGCGCTGGCGCAGCCGCCGCTGCGCGCGGAGATCGCTCGGCGGGTGTGCCGCGCGCTGGAGTGGACCGATATCCAAGGCCGCCCCAAGCTCATGAGTGCCCGGGTGGGACTGCTGCGGTTGCATCGTGCCGGGCTCATTGTGCTGCCGCCACCGACCTGCGGCAATGGCAATGGGCGGCGCTTCGTCCCGCGCCCCGAGTCCCGGCCCGAACCGATCCCAGTGTCCGTCCCGCTGCGCGCGCTCAGCGGCTTGCGCCTGGCGCGCGTTGATGATCGAAGGGCCTCGCAATTATGGAACGGCCTGATCGAGCGCTACCACTACCTCGGCTACAGTCCCCTGCCTGGTGCGCAGCTGCGCTACCTGATCCAGTGGGATGGCGGTCTGCTCGGCGCCATCGGCTTTGGCGCGGCGGCCTGGAAAGTCGCTGCCCGCGACCGCTGGATTGGCTGGACGCCCGCGCAGCGCCAAGCACACCTGGGACGGGTGCTCAACAACGCCCGCTTCCTCATCCTGCCCTGGGTGCAGGTCAAACACCTCGCCTCCAAGGTGCTGTCCTTGGCCGCGCGGCAAGTCAGTGTCGACTTTCCCGCCCGCTATGGCGAGCGTCTGGTGCTGCTGGAGACCTTTGTCGAGACCCCACGCTTTGCCGGGACCTGTTACCGTGCCGCCAACTGGCACGACTTGGGCGAAACCACCGGGCGCGGCAAGTGCGACCGCACCCATCGGGCCGCGCTGCCGCGCAAGGCGATCTATGTCTACCCGCTGGCGGCGGACTTCCGCGCCGCCCTGGGGGTGGTGGCATGA
- a CDS encoding DUF6134 family protein translates to MERVAVRKRGVDKINVYGRDIPVKRYTIDTDEVAIDLWYHDELGWVQLVSETGKGATLIYRRI, encoded by the coding sequence TTGGAACGCGTCGCTGTGCGCAAGCGGGGTGTCGATAAGATTAATGTCTACGGCCGTGACATTCCCGTGAAGCGCTATACCATCGACACCGACGAGGTTGCAATCGACCTCTGGTATCACGACGAGCTCGGCTGGGTGCAGCTCGTCAGCGAAACTGGCAAGGGCGCTACCCTCATTTACCGGAGGATATGA
- a CDS encoding DUF7281 domain-containing protein, translating to MQLVHRLLRDELDSVKCSSTWNEIQQAFEMGETRGRRLHFNAEQRRELRALAHQAWGFDPRAGVPEGNRRQVAASVIDEKIARERPDDQHVLVKGELSAPLPRLTPELSLRVPLAALNLDAVSQLVVVENLDSFDDWHAFAAPAELAASLVLYRGHGGLARGTRQLLSILPEQIPVTVFSDWDPAGLRIAHTLPRADALLLPDLNEHLLAKGSRVHFTRQHQAVQYLDNAELGEWGAVWDRMKAAQVSIKQQHMLALGARLRQVARY from the coding sequence ATGCAGCTCGTCCACCGCCTGCTGCGCGATGAACTGGACAGCGTGAAGTGCTCGTCGACCTGGAACGAGATTCAGCAGGCCTTTGAGATGGGCGAGACCCGCGGCCGGCGACTGCACTTCAATGCCGAGCAACGCCGCGAACTGCGCGCGCTGGCTCATCAGGCATGGGGTTTCGACCCGCGCGCCGGCGTGCCCGAGGGCAACCGCCGACAGGTCGCCGCCAGCGTGATCGACGAGAAGATCGCCCGCGAGCGACCGGACGATCAGCATGTGCTGGTGAAAGGCGAGTTGTCGGCACCTCTGCCAAGGTTGACGCCCGAGCTGAGCCTGCGTGTCCCCCTGGCAGCGCTAAATCTCGACGCGGTCAGCCAGTTAGTTGTCGTCGAAAACCTGGACAGCTTCGACGACTGGCACGCCTTCGCCGCACCCGCCGAACTCGCTGCCAGCCTGGTGCTCTATCGCGGCCACGGCGGACTCGCGCGTGGCACTCGCCAGCTGCTCAGCATCCTGCCTGAACAGATCCCCGTCACGGTATTCTCCGACTGGGACCCGGCCGGGCTGCGGATCGCCCACACCCTTCCGCGCGCTGATGCCCTGCTGCTGCCCGATCTCAACGAACACCTGCTCGCCAAGGGCAGCCGAGTGCACTTCACCCGGCAGCATCAGGCCGTTCAGTATCTCGACAATGCTGAGCTGGGCGAGTGGGGCGCGGTTTGGGATAGGATGAAAGCCGCGCAAGTCAGCATCAAACAGCAGCACATGCTTGCGCTTGGAGCGCGTTTGCGACAGGTTGCGCGGTATTGA
- a CDS encoding RNA-binding protein, translated as MRFLRQLGAQAEPIMDAYLAGSVADDVLEPGVQGRLVKHGILYRPEPGADLHLRRVVRALLEEALRDERNRQIDANTGSALASFKTLADHYKEAHHQGDYAAAEVYLADLREHVYAFGETLQHSIRVLWSRINNEFGYVGTLNAKIRENELAQTQVSELLSGLELVSFQALAESAGDLRELRHLLVTNLQRTLSACTQELSIVQGRLLEQLGRFREIRGRTRLLKGWLLHMEQHPDYEVGPHAAARLVPQLFNQAAPVLAPASLDIHDSTLEFELLALLAPIRAKQTQDRPVQSLGDAPDLTLHTPDAFEVTSSPIRAAVDAYFCQVIDSGQAISALDYHCQETLPWDAESWLYQVIGGYDGLPEEQKHHFELDMLGESHPLYSGNFIIRDLRLWLA; from the coding sequence GTGCGCTTTTTGCGCCAGCTCGGAGCCCAGGCCGAGCCCATCATGGACGCCTACCTGGCAGGCTCAGTGGCGGATGACGTGCTGGAGCCAGGCGTGCAGGGGCGCCTGGTCAAGCACGGCATCCTCTATCGCCCTGAGCCCGGCGCGGACCTGCACCTGCGCCGCGTCGTTCGGGCGCTGCTGGAAGAGGCCCTGCGCGATGAGCGCAATCGTCAGATTGACGCCAACACCGGCTCGGCCTTGGCCAGCTTCAAGACCTTGGCCGACCACTACAAAGAGGCCCACCATCAGGGCGACTACGCCGCCGCCGAGGTCTATCTGGCCGACCTGAGAGAACACGTCTACGCCTTCGGCGAGACCCTACAGCACAGCATCCGCGTGCTCTGGAGTCGCATCAACAACGAGTTCGGCTACGTCGGCACGCTCAACGCCAAGATCCGCGAAAACGAGCTGGCGCAGACTCAGGTCAGCGAGCTGCTCAGCGGGCTGGAACTGGTCAGTTTCCAGGCGCTGGCCGAGTCCGCCGGCGATCTCCGCGAACTGCGCCATCTGCTGGTGACCAACCTGCAACGCACGCTGAGCGCCTGCACCCAGGAGCTGAGCATCGTGCAAGGGCGGCTGCTCGAACAGCTAGGCCGCTTCCGCGAGATTCGCGGGCGTACCCGGCTGCTCAAGGGCTGGCTGCTGCACATGGAGCAGCATCCGGACTATGAGGTCGGACCCCATGCCGCCGCTCGGTTAGTACCACAGTTGTTCAATCAGGCCGCACCGGTGCTGGCTCCAGCGAGCCTGGACATCCACGATTCAACCCTGGAATTCGAGCTGCTGGCCCTGCTAGCCCCAATCCGCGCCAAGCAGACCCAAGACCGACCAGTCCAGTCCCTTGGCGACGCGCCCGATCTGACGCTGCACACACCGGACGCCTTCGAGGTAACATCCAGCCCGATCCGCGCAGCGGTGGACGCCTATTTCTGCCAGGTCATCGACAGCGGCCAGGCGATCTCGGCGCTCGACTACCATTGCCAGGAGACTCTGCCCTGGGATGCCGAAAGCTGGCTGTATCAGGTGATCGGCGGCTACGATGGCCTGCCCGAGGAACAGAAGCATCACTTCGAGCTGGACATGCTCGGCGAGTCGCATCCGCTCTACAGCGGCAACTTCATCATTCGCGACCTGCGGCTATGGCTGGCCTGA